The proteins below are encoded in one region of Sphaerodactylus townsendi isolate TG3544 linkage group LG06, MPM_Stown_v2.3, whole genome shotgun sequence:
- the TMEM91 gene encoding transmembrane protein 91: MENVHELQHPLLAKSPGKLTLQNEMLSQASHQEHSRLFSRQAFPDFPWFHQPGSVLANQLLDPSSLQKTVEPYHPSDPALYPERWKTNHPQDWKKKDYIETAFGDSKEAGELPRKVALEKDIHTVCYEVGDTEALELENDSSSDSDTESDSSFSTLLPQDYLGLAVFSMLCCFWPLGIAAFYLSQKTNKASAKGDYPKAWTSSRQTFALAVLSIILGICTYIGAVVALIAYLSNKAPT; this comes from the exons ATGGAAAACGTCCATGAGCTACAACACCCGCTACTGGCCAAAAGCCCTGGGAAGCTGACCCTCCAGAACGAGATGCTCAGCCAAGCAAGCCACCAGGAACATTCCAGATTGTTTTCGCGCCAGGCCTTCCCCGACTTCCCTTGGTTCCACCAGCCGGGCTCCGTTCTCGCCAACCAGCTCTTGGATCCCAGCAGCCTGCAGAAGACGGTGGAGCCGTACCATCCTTCGGATCCGGCGCTGTATCCTGAGCGATGGAAAACAAACCACCCCCAGGACTGGAAGAAGAAAGATTACATTGAAACAGCCTTCGGGGACAGCAAGGAGGCCGGAGAGCTGCCCCGTAAGGTAGCCCTCGAGAAGGACATTCACACAGTCTGCTACGAAGTGGGCGACACGGAGGCACTGGAGCTTGAG AACGACTCCTCGAGCGACAGCGATACGGAGAGCGACAGCAGCTTCTCAACTCTGCTGCCCCAAGATTATTTGGGGCTGGCTGTTTTCTCTATGCTGTGCTGCTTCTGGCCACTAGGCATCGCTGCCTTCTACCTGTCTCAAAAG ACCAACAAAGCGTCAGCCAAAGGGGACTACCCCAAAGCCTGGACGTCTTCCCGCCAGACCTTCGCGTTGGCCGTCCTGTCGATCATCCTCGGCATCTGCACCTACATCGGGGCCGTCGTGGCCCTCATCGCTTACCTGTCCAACAAGGCGCCCACctag